The Manihot esculenta cultivar AM560-2 chromosome 11, M.esculenta_v8, whole genome shotgun sequence genome includes a region encoding these proteins:
- the LOC110625710 gene encoding protein ENHANCED DISEASE RESISTANCE 2 isoform X2 — translation MGEKAFIGKCSSYLHFIIHLITMINLSPEEAARWIHSIQEAALKGGQNVVGCSKSSWQSFRLSGSSRVSHNKPIDWTLCSFTHSDPVTDVIAPSPWTIFGCQNGLRLFKEAKDRDSHGMWDDHPAIMAVGVVDGTSEAIFQTLISLGPSRSEWDFCFYKGSVVEHLDGHTDIVHKMLYNDWLPWGMKRRDFLLRRYWRREDDGTYVILYHSVFHKKCPPQKGYVRACLKSGGYVISPVNQGKRSVVKHMLAIDWKFWKFYLRTSSAQSITIRMLGRVAALRELFRAKQGNCASSEFSSGELARNVKLHQSEEARNGDDGRSKEFLSEEVDKAPSEHASLVSLNDASDEFFDVPEPSDYGQAENGWSYDFGHEIYSQDVRQPKLSTAAGIVKKLHDLAVQKRGYVDLHEMAREDIIHCCYGTTLPKDPTCTMLSSWTAADPSSFLIRGDNYLEDQKKVKAKGTLMQMVAADWLRSDKREDDLAGRPGSIVQKYAVQGGPEFFFIINIQVPGSTTYSLALYYMMTTPLEDAPLLESFVKGDDTYRNSRFKLIPYISKGSWIVKQSVGKKACLIGQALEINYFRGKNYLELGVDIGSSTVARGVVSLVLGYLSNLVIEMAFLIQANTAEELPEYLLGTCRLNHLDASKAVLLNS, via the exons atgggagagaaagcATTCATAGGAAA GTGTTCTTCATATTTACACTTTATAATACATCTAATCACAATGATCAACTTAAG TCCTGAAGAAGCAGCAAGGTGGATTCATTCTATTCAAGAAGCAGCTTTAAAG GGTGGTCAGAATGTTGTTGGTTGTTCAAAGAGCAGCTGGCAGTCCTTTAG ATTGAGTGGTTCCAGTCGTGTAAGTCACAACAAACCAATAGACTGGACTCTTTGTTCATTCACACACAGTGACCCAGTGACTGATGTTATTGCCCCTTCGCCATGGACTATCTTTGGGTGTCAGAATG GTTTACGTCTCTTTAAAGAAGCAAAAGACAGGGATTCTCATGGGATG TGGGATGATCATCCTGCAATAATGGCTGTAGGTGTGGTTgatggaacatcagaagccattTTTCAAACCCTTATCTCTCTTGGTCCTTCAAGATCAGA ATGGGACTTCTGTTTCTACAAGGGTAGTGTGGTTGAGCACCTTGATGGTCACACTGATATTGTTCACAAGATGCTGTATAATGATTGGTTGCCATG GGGAATGAAACGAAGAGACTTTTTGTTGCGGCGTTACTGGAGAAGGGAAGACGATGGAACATATG TTATTCTCTACCATTCTGTGTTTCACAAGAAGTGTCCACCCCAGAAGGGCTATGTCCGTGCCTGCCTTAAAA GTGGTGGATATGTCATTTCTCCTGTAAACCAAGGGAAGCGATCTGTAGTAAAGCACATGCTTGCTATTGACTGGAAATTTTGGAAATTTTATCTACGAACTTCTTCAGCTCAATCCATTACCATCCGAATGCTTGGAAGAGTTGCCG CATTAAGAGAGTTGTTCAGAGCAAAACAAGGAAATTGCGCTTCGTCTGAATTTTCGTCAGGAGAGTTGGCAAGAAATGTTAAGCTGCATCAGAGTGAAGAGGCTAGGAACGGAGATGATGGGAGAAGCAAGGAATTTCTAAGTGAAGAAGTAGATAAGGCTCCTTCAGAACATGCCAGCCTAGTAAGCCTGAATGATGCTTCTGATGAGTTTTTTGACGTTCCAGAACCCTCAGATTATGGACAAGCAGAAAATGGTTGGAGCTATGATTTTGGTCATGAAATATACTCTCAG GATGTACGTCAACCCAAGTTGTCCACTGCTGCTGGTATTGtgaagaaattgcatgatcttgCTG TTCAAAAGAGGGGTTATGTGGACTTGCACGAGATGGCTAGGGAAGACATTATTCATTGCTGCTATGGAACTACTCTTCCAAAAGATCCAACTTGTACTATGCTTTCCAGTTGGACAGCAGCGGATCCTTCCAGCTTTTTGATCCGTGGAGATAATTACCTTGAAGACCAGAAGAAG GTCAAGGCAAAAGGCACTTTGATGCAAATGGTTGCTGCAGACTGGCTAAGATCTGACAAGCGAGAAGATGATCTTGCAGGCCGTCCAGGGAGCATTGTTcaa AAATATGCTGTGCAAGGTGGACCGGAGTTCTTCTTCATTATAAACATACAA GTCCCAGGTTCAACTACTTATAGCCTTGCCCTATACTATATGATGACTACGCCTTTGGAAGATGCGCCCTTGCTAGAGAGTTTTGTCAAGGGGGATGATACATATAGAAATTCAAGGTTTAAGCTCATACCTTACATATCTAAG GGTTCATGGATAGTTAAGCAAAGTGTGGGAAAGAAAGCATGCCTGATTGGCCAAGCActggaaattaattattttcgtGGAAAGAACTACCTGGAG
- the LOC110625710 gene encoding protein ENHANCED DISEASE RESISTANCE 2 isoform X1, translated as MDVSQDNEIMEGWLYLIRSNRIGLQYSRKRYFVLEDHVLKSFKAVPASKDEDPVRSAIIDSCIRVTDNGRESIHRKVFFIFTLYNTSNHNDQLKLGASSPEEAARWIHSIQEAALKGGQNVVGCSKSSWQSFRLSGSSRVSHNKPIDWTLCSFTHSDPVTDVIAPSPWTIFGCQNGLRLFKEAKDRDSHGMWDDHPAIMAVGVVDGTSEAIFQTLISLGPSRSEWDFCFYKGSVVEHLDGHTDIVHKMLYNDWLPWGMKRRDFLLRRYWRREDDGTYVILYHSVFHKKCPPQKGYVRACLKSGGYVISPVNQGKRSVVKHMLAIDWKFWKFYLRTSSAQSITIRMLGRVAALRELFRAKQGNCASSEFSSGELARNVKLHQSEEARNGDDGRSKEFLSEEVDKAPSEHASLVSLNDASDEFFDVPEPSDYGQAENGWSYDFGHEIYSQDVRQPKLSTAAGIVKKLHDLAVQKRGYVDLHEMAREDIIHCCYGTTLPKDPTCTMLSSWTAADPSSFLIRGDNYLEDQKKVKAKGTLMQMVAADWLRSDKREDDLAGRPGSIVQKYAVQGGPEFFFIINIQVPGSTTYSLALYYMMTTPLEDAPLLESFVKGDDTYRNSRFKLIPYISKGSWIVKQSVGKKACLIGQALEINYFRGKNYLELGVDIGSSTVARGVVSLVLGYLSNLVIEMAFLIQANTAEELPEYLLGTCRLNHLDASKAVLLNS; from the exons ATGGATGTATCCCAAGATAATGAAATTATGGAAGGGTGGTTGTATCTTATTCGTTCTAATCGGATTGGGTTACAGTATTCCAGGAAACGATACTTTGTTCTTGAAGATCACGTTCTTAAGAGCTTCAAGGCTGTGCCTGCTTCTAAAGATGag GATCCTGTTAGAAGTGCAATTATAGATTCCTGCATTCGGGTCAcagacaatgggagagaaagcATTCATAGGAAA GTGTTCTTCATATTTACACTTTATAATACATCTAATCACAATGATCAACTTAAG CTGGGAGCAAGCAGTCCTGAAGAAGCAGCAAGGTGGATTCATTCTATTCAAGAAGCAGCTTTAAAG GGTGGTCAGAATGTTGTTGGTTGTTCAAAGAGCAGCTGGCAGTCCTTTAG ATTGAGTGGTTCCAGTCGTGTAAGTCACAACAAACCAATAGACTGGACTCTTTGTTCATTCACACACAGTGACCCAGTGACTGATGTTATTGCCCCTTCGCCATGGACTATCTTTGGGTGTCAGAATG GTTTACGTCTCTTTAAAGAAGCAAAAGACAGGGATTCTCATGGGATG TGGGATGATCATCCTGCAATAATGGCTGTAGGTGTGGTTgatggaacatcagaagccattTTTCAAACCCTTATCTCTCTTGGTCCTTCAAGATCAGA ATGGGACTTCTGTTTCTACAAGGGTAGTGTGGTTGAGCACCTTGATGGTCACACTGATATTGTTCACAAGATGCTGTATAATGATTGGTTGCCATG GGGAATGAAACGAAGAGACTTTTTGTTGCGGCGTTACTGGAGAAGGGAAGACGATGGAACATATG TTATTCTCTACCATTCTGTGTTTCACAAGAAGTGTCCACCCCAGAAGGGCTATGTCCGTGCCTGCCTTAAAA GTGGTGGATATGTCATTTCTCCTGTAAACCAAGGGAAGCGATCTGTAGTAAAGCACATGCTTGCTATTGACTGGAAATTTTGGAAATTTTATCTACGAACTTCTTCAGCTCAATCCATTACCATCCGAATGCTTGGAAGAGTTGCCG CATTAAGAGAGTTGTTCAGAGCAAAACAAGGAAATTGCGCTTCGTCTGAATTTTCGTCAGGAGAGTTGGCAAGAAATGTTAAGCTGCATCAGAGTGAAGAGGCTAGGAACGGAGATGATGGGAGAAGCAAGGAATTTCTAAGTGAAGAAGTAGATAAGGCTCCTTCAGAACATGCCAGCCTAGTAAGCCTGAATGATGCTTCTGATGAGTTTTTTGACGTTCCAGAACCCTCAGATTATGGACAAGCAGAAAATGGTTGGAGCTATGATTTTGGTCATGAAATATACTCTCAG GATGTACGTCAACCCAAGTTGTCCACTGCTGCTGGTATTGtgaagaaattgcatgatcttgCTG TTCAAAAGAGGGGTTATGTGGACTTGCACGAGATGGCTAGGGAAGACATTATTCATTGCTGCTATGGAACTACTCTTCCAAAAGATCCAACTTGTACTATGCTTTCCAGTTGGACAGCAGCGGATCCTTCCAGCTTTTTGATCCGTGGAGATAATTACCTTGAAGACCAGAAGAAG GTCAAGGCAAAAGGCACTTTGATGCAAATGGTTGCTGCAGACTGGCTAAGATCTGACAAGCGAGAAGATGATCTTGCAGGCCGTCCAGGGAGCATTGTTcaa AAATATGCTGTGCAAGGTGGACCGGAGTTCTTCTTCATTATAAACATACAA GTCCCAGGTTCAACTACTTATAGCCTTGCCCTATACTATATGATGACTACGCCTTTGGAAGATGCGCCCTTGCTAGAGAGTTTTGTCAAGGGGGATGATACATATAGAAATTCAAGGTTTAAGCTCATACCTTACATATCTAAG GGTTCATGGATAGTTAAGCAAAGTGTGGGAAAGAAAGCATGCCTGATTGGCCAAGCActggaaattaattattttcgtGGAAAGAACTACCTGGAG
- the LOC110626748 gene encoding UDP-xylose transporter 1 has translation MGEMSSFQLGVIGALFLSVASSVSIVICNKALMSNLGFPFATTLTSWHLMVTFFSLHCAHRFNMFESKSIDMKTVILFGILNGVSIGLLNLSLGFNSIGFYQMTKLAIIPFTVLLETLFLKKQFSQKIKFSLFLLLVGVGIASVTDLQLNFVGTILSMLAIVTTCVGQILTNTIQKRLNVSSTQLLYQSAPFQAAVLFVSGPLVDQFLTKKNVFAYKYSSIVLAFIILSCLISVAVNFSTFMVIGKTSPVTYQVLGHLKTCLVLAFGYTLLHDPFTVRNIIGILVAIFGMGLYSYFCTQENKKKQSVDLSLGPQMKEKDSTPLIAVQDKESHEAKKSLV, from the exons ATGGGAGAAATGTCAAGCTTCCAGTTGGGTGTTATTGGTGCACTGTTTCTTTCAGTGGCGTCATCTGTTTCCATTGTCATATGCAACAAAGCTTTGATGAGCAATCTTGGCTTTCCTTTTG CTACAACTCTCACTAGTTGGCACCTCATGGTAACTTTCTTCTCACTTCACTGTGCTCATCGTTTCAACATGTTTGAGTCCAAGTCCATTGACATGAAGACTGTGATACTCTTTGGCATTCTCAATGGTGTTTCTATTGGACTGCTCAACCTCAGCCTGGGATTCAATTCCATTGGATTCTATCAG aTGACCAAACTTGCAATCATACCCTTCACTGTTCTACTGGAAACACTTTTCCTGAAAAAACAATTTAG CCAGAAGATTAAATTTTCTCTCTTCCTTTTGCTTGTTGGAGTTGGCATTGCCTCAGTGACAGATCTCCAACTCAATTTTGTTGGGACAATTCTCTCTATGCTAGCAATTGTAACAACATGTGTTGGCCAAATT CTGACAAATACAATTCAAAAGAGGCTCAATGTGTCTTCAACTCAGCTGCTTTATCAGTCTGCTCCATTTCAGGCTGCTGTTCTTTTTGTCTCAGGCCCTTTGGTTGATCAATTCCTCACCAAAAAGAATGTTTTTGCTTACAAATACTCTTCAATAGTCTTG GCTTTCATCATCCTCTCATGCCTTATATCAGTGGCTGTGAACTTCAGCACATTCATGGTGATAGGGAAGACATCACCAGTTACATATCAAGTTCTTGGCCACCTCAAGACTTGCCTTGTTCTTGCTTTTGGCTATACACTTTTGCATGATCCTTTCACTGTCAGAAATATCATTGGAATTCTTGTTGCCATCTTTGGTATGGGCTTGTACTCTTATTTCTGCACCCAAGAGAACAAGAAGAAACAGTCTGTTGACCTTTCATTGGGACCTCAG ATGAAGGAGAAGGATAGCACACCACTCATAGCAGTGCAAGACAAAGAAAGCCATGAAGCAAAGAAATCTCTTGTTTAA
- the LOC110626162 gene encoding uncharacterized protein LOC110626162 translates to MGLIRNSSLKSGDYLEGMLSEYVGGRSKLKVNKSVSSRLVTALTCLQFAFAVYATFLLYYMSPAVDLRTKPDFAWATRIAQHWKQFIVPPHVLGRYQEAVSLVGAEIQPITPSEVCEHEKIDFQQKKSNDAQMIKLKRELYDEILGFQSKTIGTETLSELMAMNSKWDLRGPNKPKITVILNHFKRKTLCSQLDNLLQQTLPFHHVWVLAFGSPNELSLKRIVDSYNDSRISFISSSYDFKYYGRFQMALQTEADLVYILDDDMIPGRKMLQILSHVAGTEKYQNSVLGSIGRILPFRQKDFTFPSYRKFRSKEAGLYLPDPAYDITIDKIVQVDFLSSSWFLSAELVKTLFVEAPMTFMTGEDLHLSYQLQKYRNAGSFVLPVDLNDKETWGDSEHRLAYVSETTVIFKDIVQVRDDQWWKALSTGYVTQWAAMYSQKIDALFYTHSVDEVQALAPLLEKFRSTVGKKAYIAVSGGKFCPCEDAATALKWPKLVCKERRFKIFDLDVGALSGISNSEVPVVQAVYSSMKGLIKMHNPSVVITVADIDPNVKKALKMATETSNNGTTMILLPRPSIPKVLWMADLRSTALPNWNKMRISVNIITQNRAHSLTRLLNSISNAYYLGDEIPISFNMDSKVDAETIRLVNSFNWPHGPKTLRRRIIQGGLIRAVSESWYPASDDDYGLLLEDDIEVSPYYYLWIKYALLAYKYDPQVSFPELSSISLYTPKLVEVVKERPKWNPTEFFKRIHPHTPYLHQLPCSWGAVFFPKQWREFYVYMNMRFTEDAKANPVQIPKSRTNGWQASWKKFLIDMMYLRGYVSLYPNFPNQASFSTNHMEPGAHISAKDNVVRHDKADFEVPLLKEDFRNFLPNGKLPPASKLPSLNLFNQPISLKGLKAAGAKLGQDVLRCNNVTEIVSVDHETGLPMQCSKF, encoded by the exons ATGGGTTTAATCCGGAATTCTTCTCTGAAAAGTGGGGATTACTTGGAAGGAATGCTCAGTGAATATGTTGGAGGAAGAAGCAAGTTGAAGGTTAACAAGAGTGTCTCATCTCGGCTTGTTACTGCTCTCACTTGTCTGCAATTTGCCTTTGCTGTTTATGCTACTTTCTTATTGTACTACATGAGTCCTGCTGTAGATTTGAGAACAAAACCAGACTTTGCATGGGCTACAAGAATTGCACAACATTGGAAACAATTCATAGTTCCACCACATGTTCTTGGTAGATACCAAGAAGCTGTGTCTCTTGTCGGAGCAGAAATCCAACCCATCACTCCATCAGAAGTTTGTGAGCATGAAAAGATTGATTTCCAGCAGAAGAAGTCTAATGATGCTCAAATGATCAAGTTGAAGAGAGAGCTGTATGATGAGATATTGGGTTTTCAGAGCAAGACTATTGGTACAGAAACTCTCTCTGAGCTAATGGCAATGAATTCTAAGTGGGATTTGCGTGGTCCAAATAAACCGAAGATCACAGTAATTTTGAATCATTTCAAGAGAAAGACACTTTGTTCACAGCTTGATAATTTGCTTCAACAGACACTTCCTTTCCACCATGTCTGGGTGCTTGCATTTGGGAGTCCAAATGAGCTTTCACTCAAGAGAATTGTAGATAGCTATAATGATTCAAGAATCAGCTTCATTAGTTCAAGCTATGATTTCAAGTACTATGGAAGATTCCAAATGGCTTTACAAACTGAAGCTGATCTTGTGTATATTCTTGATGATGATATGATTCCTGGCAGGAAAATGCTACAGATTTTATCACACGTAGCAGGCACTGAAAAGTATCAGAACTCAGTTTTGGGCAGCATAGGAAGGATTTTGCCTTTCAGGCAAAAGGACTTCACCTTCCCAAGCTACCGAAAATTTCGATCAAAGGAGGCAGGTCTATACCTGCCTGACCCTGCTTATGATATAACAATTGATAAAATTGTGCAGGTGGATTTCCTTTCTAGTTCATGGTTTCTATCTGCAGAACTTGTTAAGACACTTTTCGTCGAGGCACCAATGACCTTCATGACTGGAGAAGATCTGCATTTAAG CTATCAGCTTCAGAAATATAGAAATGCAGGCTCATTTGTTCTTCCTGTTGACCTGAATGACAAGGAAACATGGGGTGATAGTGAGCACAGGCTTGCTTATGTTTCTGAGACCACTGTAATTTTCAAAGACATTGTTCAAGTCCGAGACGACCAATGGTGGAAGGCACTTTCTACTGGTTATGTGACTCAATGGGCTGCAATGTACTCTCAGAAAATAGATGCACTTTTTTACACTCACTCGGTTGATGAAGTTCAAGCTCTTGCACCACTTCTTGAAAAATTCAGGTCTACTGTTGGCAAAAAGGCCTATATTGCTGTTTCAGGAGGCAAGTTTTGCCCTTGTGAAGATGCTGCAACTGCTCTAAAATGGCCTAAATTGGTCTGCAAGGAGAGAAGGTTTAAGATATTCGATTTGGATGTTGGTGCGCTGTCAGGAATATCGAACTCTGAAGTGCCAGTGGTGCAAGCTGTGTACTCTAGCATGAAAGGATTGATCAAAATGCATAATCCCAGTGTGGTAATCACAGTGGCTGACATTGATCCtaatgtgaagaaagctttgaaaaTGGCGACAGAGACTAGTAACAATGGTACAACAATGATTctcctgccaaggccttctatACCCAAGGTTCTTTGGATGGCAGACCTAAGATCAACAGCTTTGCCAA ATTGGAATAAAATGCGCATTTCTGTTAACATAATCACCCAAAACCGAGCTCATTCTTTAACAAGGCTTCTGAATTCCATCAGCAATGCATACTATCTTGGGGATGAAATACCTATCAGCTTCAACATGGACAGTAAAGTGGATGCAGAAACTATAAGACTCGTAAATTCATTTAATTGGCCTCATGGTCCTAAAACACTTAGAAGAAGAATCATCCAAGGAGGCCTAATCCGAGCGGTTAGCGAAAGTTGGTATCCTGCATCTGATGATGATTATGGACTGCTACTCGAAGACGATATTGAAGTCTCTCCATACTATTATCTATGGATTAAGTATGCTCTCTTAGCATACAAATATGATCCTCAAGTTTCATTCCCAGAGCTCTCCTCCATCTCCCTGTACACACCGAAGTTGGTTGAGGTGGTGAAAGAGAGGCCTAAGTGGAATCCCACAGAGTTCTTCAAGAGAATCCATCCTCACACGCCGTATCTCCACCAGCTACCCTGCAGTTGGGGTGCAGTGTTCTTCCCTAAACAATGGAGAGAATTCTATGTTTACATGAACATGAGGTTCACTGAAGATGCCAAGGCAAACCCAGTTCAAATTCCAAAGTCTAGAACAAATGGATGGCAAGCTTCCTGGAAAAAATTCCTTATTGACATGATGTACCTTAGAGGCTATGTTAGTCTCTATCCAAACTTTCCAAACCAGGCAAGCTTTTCAACAAACCATATGGAACCAGGGGCCCACATTAGTGCAAAGGATAATGTTGTTAGGCATGACAAGGCAGATTTTGAGGTTCCTTTATTGAAGGAAGATTTCAGAAACTTTTTGCCCAATGGTAAGTTGCCTCCAGCATCAAAATTGCCATCACTGAACCTGTTTAATCAGCCCATTTCGCTTAAGGGTCTTAAAGCAGCTGGAGCAAAGTTAGGACAAGATGTACTCAGATGCAATAATGTCACAGAAATTGTGAGTGTTGACCATGAAACAGGTCTGCCAATGCAGTGCTCAAAATTCTGA